From one Mytilus galloprovincialis chromosome 13, xbMytGall1.hap1.1, whole genome shotgun sequence genomic stretch:
- the LOC143055956 gene encoding protein C3orf33 homolog yields the protein MSDNSGEPLSVIIKSYLDKTHDFIDQNPRAIRNSFYIVGGAGIALLLKSIHVGTFFRHGKDIPKRFISKGVKLQGRVKEIDLDGIVYVQHIPILDLRLPWLKKPRTELLPMTLAFVDLTPNCKKWLEQNLLDTHIWFKVFRREKDKDQLQAALFHQKFLVWRTCINEKLIKEGVCKVSNLSDEEMKMLTEKQVELLHRMVALERTADKKGRGIWKEEKPPFKESVKAMLYKSMYAPVVLGKYLYKTAKDRLRR from the exons ATGTCAGATAATAGTGGAGAACCTTTAAGTGTTATTATAAAGTCCTACTTGGACAAGACTCATGATTTTATTGATCAAAATCCTAGAGCCATCAGA aacaGTTTTTATATTGTAGGAGGTGCTGGCATTGCTCTATTACTGAAGAGCATACATGTT gGCACATTCTTTAGACATGGAAAGGATATCCCAAAAAGATTTATAAGTAAAGGTGTTAAACTACAAGGACGTGTGAAAGAAATAGATTTGGATGGCATTGTATATGTCCAACATATTCCTATTCTGGACCTACGGTTACCATGGTTAAAAAAACCAAGGACAGAACTTCTGCCCATGACATTGGCATTTGTAGATTTAACTCCAAATTGCAAGAAATGGCTTGAACAGAATCTTCTTGATACACATATTTGGTTCAAAGTTTTTAGAAGGGAAAAAGATAAAGATCAATTGCAGGCAGCTTTGTTTCATCAAAAG TTTTTGGTTTGGAGGACCTGCATCAATGAAAAACTAATCAAAGAAGGAGTATGTAAAGTTTCAAATCTCTCTGATGAGGAAATGAAAATGTTGACAGAAAAACAGGTAGAACTTCTGCATAGAATGGTAGCCTTAGAAAGAACAGCAGATAAAAAAGGCAGAGGAATTTGGAAAGAAGAAAAACCACCTTTTAAGGAGTCTGTAAAGGCAATGTTATATAAATCAATGTATGCACCTGTTGTTCttggaaaatatttatataagacTGCTAAAGATAGATTAAGAAGATAG
- the LOC143055958 gene encoding retinal rod rhodopsin-sensitive cGMP 3',5'-cyclic phosphodiesterase subunit delta-like yields MPSKAEDIMKGFKLNWMNLRDADSGRILWQSSDDLSSPDKDHEARVPKKILKCKTVSREINFSSKEQMDKFRLEQKVYFKGKILEEWYFEFGFVIPDSTNTWQSVIEAAPESQMMPANVLNGNVIIETSFYDGDLLVSKSKVRIFYV; encoded by the exons ATGCCATCAAAAGCAGAGGACATAATGAAAGGATTCAAACT TAATTGGATGAATTTACGAGATGCAGACAGTGGTAGAATATTATGGCAGTCCAGTGATGATCT GTCATCTCCAGATAAAGATCATGAAG CTCGTGTACCTAAGAAGAtcttaaaatgtaaaacagtatCCAGAGAAATTAATTTTTCTTCAAAGGAACAGATGGACAAATTTAGATTAGAACAAAAAGTTTACTTCAAAGGCAAAATTTTAGAAG aatggtATTTTGAATTTGGCTTTGTAATTCCTGATTCCACTAATACATGGCAGTCTGTGATAGAAGCAGCACCAGAAAGTCAGATGATGCCAGCAAATGTTCTAAA TGGGAATGTGATAATAGAAACCAGTTTTTATGACGGAGATTTACTTGTCAGCAAATCCAAAGTTAGAATCTTTTATGTATGA